The sequence below is a genomic window from Perca flavescens isolate YP-PL-M2 chromosome 24, PFLA_1.0, whole genome shotgun sequence.
GGGGAAGAAATATTACATCATACAAGAATCAGTTAGCAAGAGCATTCTTTTAATGTCATGACATCTTCATAAACAATTGTAGCAAAGTTATCCCACAGTGCACCTGTACAAGCCCTTTACAGCCAAGGAAACTTTAATGAAAATCCTCACAATAGCCACATTGACAAATACCAACATATTATTTGGACTCAGTTTATCTTGCATAGATTATGTTCTAAACTTCATGCAGTGAAGTAAAAGAATTACATTAACACAATTATATTCACTGGATCAATCCAGAAGACGAGGAAAGAGCAAACCCCCTTCTTCACATCTGAAAAAAGACGTCAGTTCTTGCAAATTAATACAATAACACCATAATATCACAAATTTAAGCCATTTGAGTGGACGACACAGTCCGAGTTCTATAACAggtgtaaaaaataatatatatatatttacaatttgacaaaaatgttttcatgaGAAAAAGTGGCAATTTTCCCTATTTACCATGccctttttaattaaatgttaagAGAAAGCTGAACGATAGCTTACCTGTAGACCATTCCTGCTTGTAGTGCAGTGCACTGCTTGGAATTAAATGAGCCTATACGGAGAAATAGATAAAGAGAAAGATCCCGACAGAGCAAATCACCACCAGTCCTGTGTTCAGAATGATTCTGGTTAGTGGAGGTTCATGGAGAAGCTCATCCACGATCTTCTCCTGTTCCTGGACTGTAATGACCGGAGCTTCGGACAGCTTCTCCTGGAAGCCACAAAAACACTCTAAAGCCTTCATACACTTTCCACCCtctactcctcctcctcggcagccttcctcttcctcctctccaaccctcactcctctccctcctccctcttctaCCATTTTAGGGGCAGAAATTTGTAAGTGGCAACCATTCTGGATTGGAAGGTGTGTGAAATCATGACCATTGCCTGGTTGAGCATTTTCATGACTGGCCTCAATGCCATTGAGCTCGTCTGGCTGGTCTTGACAGTTTTCTTTACTGAGCAAACTGTTTCCATTTAGGACTGCATGGTTTAGAGGCTTCAAAGCAGTGATATCTTCTCcagctttctctttttcttgccGTTTTAGTCTCCTTCTCTTGTTTAACCCCCACAGGGTAGTGGTTATGATTTGTTCGTTTCTGGGCGGAGGAGTGCAGAGACTCACAACTACAACCACAGAGGCTGACACCCAAAACAAGATGGCTGCCACATACATGAAATGAACATCTTTGATGAAAGATGGCCGCTCATCAGGCTGATCGCAGTGAGGCTCGCGGTAAACCAATGCCAAAATCAGACGCAATGCTCCAAGAGCAAACCCTACCAGCCCACCCCAGAAGGCACCCGTCTCATTGCAGCGACGCCACAGTATGGCAAGCAGGAAGAGGGCCGCTATCGGTGGAGTCAGGTAATCGGTTACTTCTTGGATGTAATAGAACATCTGGCCTCCCTGCATCTCGATGATGACTGGCACCCAGGCAATGCTGATGACCACCATGAAAACCACAAAACACCTGCCGACTATGACGAGCTCCCTGGATGAGACCTGCTTTCGTAGCATCTTGTAAATATCCAGTGTGAATATGGTGCTTGCGGAGTTGAAGATGGAGTCCAAGTCACTCATTAAAGCTGCAATCATGACAGCCATCATAAGGCCGCGGAGACCAACGGGCATCACAAACATGACGAGCCGTGGGTAAGCCACGTTGCTACAGCCACTCGCAGAACGGCACACTTCCATGCAGTGCTCTGGGCTGATACACGCCAACTGATCAGCAAAAAAGATTCTGGAAATCAT
It includes:
- the slc5a3a gene encoding solute carrier family 5 member 3a → MAATMAAADIIVVVIYFILVLAIGFFAMWKANKSTVSGYFLAGRSMNWAAVGASLFVSNIGSEHFIGLAGSGAASGLSVAAWELNALLLLQLLGWIFIPVYIQSGVYTMPEYLSKRFGGNRLKVYFAALSLILYIFTKLSVDLYAGALFIQESLGWNLYLSIILLITMTALLTVTGGLAAVIYTDTVQAFLMIAGALCLTGISLFKVGGLEGVRTKYMQAAPNITAILLSSSNLTYSESCHLRLNPKPDSLKILRGPRDPDLPWPGFLLGQTPASIWYWCADQVIVQRVLAAKNIAHAKGSTIMAGFLKILPMFIIVIPGMISRIFFADQLACISPEHCMEVCRSASGCSNVAYPRLVMFVMPVGLRGLMMAVMIAALMSDLDSIFNSASTIFTLDIYKMLRKQVSSRELVIVGRCFVVFMVVISIAWVPVIIEMQGGQMFYYIQEVTDYLTPPIAALFLLAILWRRCNETGAFWGGLVGFALGALRLILALVYREPHCDQPDERPSFIKDVHFMYVAAILFWVSASVVVVVSLCTPPPRNEQIITTTLWGLNKRRRLKRQEKEKAGEDITALKPLNHAVLNGNSLLSKENCQDQPDELNGIEASHENAQPGNGHDFTHLPIQNGCHLQISAPKMVEEGGGRGVRVGEEEEEGCRGGGVEGGKCMKALECFCGFQEKLSEAPVITVQEQEKIVDELLHEPPLTRIILNTGLVVICSVGIFLFIYFSV